One window of Micropterus dolomieu isolate WLL.071019.BEF.003 ecotype Adirondacks linkage group LG13, ASM2129224v1, whole genome shotgun sequence genomic DNA carries:
- the LOC123982020 gene encoding alpha-(1,3)-fucosyltransferase 7 → MSVLSSMKKGLLLCLFFVFSLCLLSAWPRGFQALTAVNPSTFYNLRSSRNVTILLWYWPFGRSFSLKGDVCWDLYRIPRCRLVDQRSLFPSADVVVFHSRELVQGQQKLPFDLPRPQGQRWAWMSLEAPVYNGNLEQYANIFNMTITYRRDADVTVPYGELLPKEAEGHLVENTPLNKSSLVCWVVSNYRSHHKRSQVYHELIATVPVRVYGHWTRTPLSSRALLPTISHCYFYLAFENSISKDYITEKLWRNAYQGGAVPVVLGAPLPDYKAVAPPNSFIHVDEFASIKDLGKFLQQLAEDDKRYREYFTWKHQWKVKLYTDWRERLCKICSQYNSLPQQKVYTDLKAWVKVNNT, encoded by the coding sequence ATGTCTGTACTCAGCTCAATGAAGAAgggcctcctcctctgccttttttttgttttttcgcTGTGTCTTCTCAGTGCATGGCCAAGAGGATTCCAGGCCCTGACAGCCGTAAATCCCTCCACCTTCTATAACTTGAGGAGCAGTAGAAATGTGACCATCCTGCTGTGGTACTGGCCCTTTGGCAGGTCATTCAGCCTGAAGGGTGACGTGTGCTGGGACCTCTACCGCATCCCTCGCTGTAGACTGGTGGACCAGCGCTCCTTGTTCCCCTCAGCTGATGTGGTGGTCTTCCACAGCAGAGAGCTGGTGCAGGGCCAACAAAAGCTGCCCTTTGACCTTCCACGGCCGCAAGGCCAGAGGTGGGCCTGGATGTCCCTGGAGGCCCCTGTTTACAATGGAAACTTGGAGCAATATGCAAATATATTCAACATGACCATAACTTACAGGAGGGATGCTGATGTCACTGTACCATACGGTGAACTGCTACCAAAGGAGGCTGAAGGACATTTGGTCGAAAACACCCCTCTGAATAAGAGCTCTCTGGTCTGTTGGGTGGTCAGCAACTACAGGAGCCACCACAAGAGAAGCCAAGTGTACCATGAGCTCATTGCCACAGTTCCTGTGAGGGTTTATGGTCACTGGACAAGGACACCCCTCTCCTCTAGAGCCCTCTTGCCAACAATCTCTCACTGCTACTTCTATTTGGCTTTTGAAAACTCAATCAGCAAAGATTACATCACAGAGAAGCTGTGGAGGAATGCTTACCAAGGTGGGGCAGTGCCTGTTGTCTTGGGAGCGCCATTACCTGATTACAAAGCTGTGGCTCCACCAAATTCTTTCATCCATGTTGATGAGTTTGCATCAATAAAAGACTTAGGAAAGTTTCTACAACAGCTTGCAGAGGATGATAAACGCTACCGGGAATATTTTACCTGGAAACATCAGTGGAAGGTAAAGCTGTACACAGACTGGAGGGAGAGACTGTGTAAGATCTGCTCACAGTACAACAGTTTACCTCAGCAAAAAGTTTACACAGACCTAAAGGCCTGGGTCAAGGTTAATAATACTTGA